In Sphingomonas profundi, the sequence TCCCGATCCGCCTTGCGCCGCGAGGCGGCATGCGGCAAGCCTATAAGATATGGTCCATCACGAAATCCGCTGATGATCGAGGATGTCGCAGCCGACCTGCGTGACCTGTATGTCGGGTCGCAGCGCGCGCTCAACCGGATCATGCGGATGCATGGCGCCTCGTACGCGCGGACCAAGCTGCTGATGTTCGTGGATCAGGCGGAGTGGGTGCGCGGGATCGACGTGGCGGAGACGTTCGGGGTGGCGCCGCGCACGGTGACGGAGGCGATCGACGGGCTGGAGCGGGACGGGCTGGTGCGCCGCGACCCGGACCCGGTCGACCGGCGCACGAAACGGATCTCGATCACGCCGGCCGGGCGACTCGTGATCCGCAATTCGGAGCCGGCGCGGCAGGCGTTCGTCACCGAGGTGTTCGGGATACTCGATCCTGCCGAGATGGCGCTGCTGCGCCAGGTGCTGGACAAGCTGCGCGCGCGCGTGCGCGAGGTCGACCGGCGCTCCGCCGCTCAGCCCGGCGTCGCGGAGGACGATTCAGCCGAGTAGGACGTAGACCGTGGCCGCGATCGACGAGGTGATCGCACTGGCTAGGCACAGCAGCCCGAAGCTGCAGCGACACAGGGCCGGCTCAATCCGTTCCATCAGACCCTTCCCGTTCCCGTCGCTCTGTGGCGGCGTGAGGGCAGGTTACGCCGTTTTTGCGGGCACGCAAGCCTCCTCGATGCGGTCGGCCTGTGCTTGCGCAACGGCGCTGTGCGGAGAGGCCGGGTCAGAAGTCGATCGAGGCGGACAGTTTGGCGGTGCGGGGCGCGCCCTGGAGCAGCGCCTGGTTGAAGCTGTCGAAGGCGGACGCCCAGTAGCGCTTGTTGGCGACATTCTCCACGCCGGCGCGCAGGGTGATCGGCTTGTCGCCGGCCACCAGCACGAAGCGCGCGCCGAGATCGAAGCGGGTCCAGCCTTTGATCTGAAGGGTGTTCGCCTGATCGACCTTCTGCTTGCCGGTGTAGATCACGCGGCCGGTGAGGGTGAGGCCGGGCACGAACGGCGTGTCCCACTCGACATTGGCGTTGCCCGTATATTTCGGCACGCCGGGCGCGTAATTGCCGTCGTTCGCGCCGAACGGCGTGTCGCGCAGCTTGGCCTTCACGAAGGCGCCGCCGGCGATCACGCGCAGGCCCTTCGTCAATTCGCCGTCCACGCTCAGTTCGACGCCGCGATTGCGCTGCTCGCCGAACAGGCCGAAGCGCAGAAAGCCGGGGGCAGCGGGATCGGGCGTCACCTGACCCAGCGGCAGCTTGATCTGGTAGACCGCGACGCTGGCGTTGAACCGGCCGAAGGTGGCCTTGGCGCCCGCCTCATACTGAGTGGAGCGGAACGGCGCGAACACCTGGCCGAGATTGCTGACGGGCTGGGTTGTGCCGGTGATCGCGTTGAAGCCGCTGGCCGGCGCGGTTGGCCCCTGCTGAAGCCCCTCGATCCGGTTGGCGAACAGCGACACCCCCGCCACCGGCTTGACGACGAGGCCGACGACCGGCGTGAGGCTGCTCTTCTCGTAGGAGGGTGCCGCCGATCCGTCGAAATACGAGTAGGAGGTCGTCTTGATCTCCTGCAGGCGGATGCCGGCGG encodes:
- a CDS encoding MarR family winged helix-turn-helix transcriptional regulator; amino-acid sequence: MRREAACGKPIRYGPSRNPLMIEDVAADLRDLYVGSQRALNRIMRMHGASYARTKLLMFVDQAEWVRGIDVAETFGVAPRTVTEAIDGLERDGLVRRDPDPVDRRTKRISITPAGRLVIRNSEPARQAFVTEVFGILDPAEMALLRQVLDKLRARVREVDRRSAAQPGVAEDDSAE